One window from the genome of Cucumis melo cultivar AY chromosome 10, USDA_Cmelo_AY_1.0, whole genome shotgun sequence encodes:
- the LOC103502772 gene encoding pentatricopeptide repeat-containing protein At3g49730-like — MHRFYHRTIHVFSKQSSKSNSPLIFLPKKPHLSLSLISSQTSPNGTPQRGWFGPIHLKTTPHESTHDIDADEFSVDVEKVYRILRKFHTRVPKLELALQESGVILRSGLPERVLSRCGDAGNLGYRFFVWASKQPGYKHSYEVYKAMIKTLGKMRQFGAVWALIEEMRKENPYMLTPEVFIVLMRRFASARMVKKAVEVLDEMPKYGCEPDEYVFGCLLDALCKNGSVKEAASLFEDMRVRFNPSLRHFTSLLYGWCREGKIMEAKHVLVQIKEAGFEPDIVVYNNLLGGYAQAGKMRDAFDLLAEMKKVNCGPNAASFTILIQAFCKMEKMDEAMRIFTEMQGSGCEADVVTYTTLISGFCKWGNTDRAYEILDDMIQKGHDPSQSSYLCIMMAHEKKEELEECMELIEEMRKIGCLPDLNIYNTMIRLVCKLGDLKEAVRLWGEMEAGGLNPGLDTYILMVHGFLSQGCLVEACDYFKEMVERGLLSAPQYGTLKELTNALLRAEKLEMAKNMWSCITTKGCELNVNAWTIWIHALFSNGHVKEACSYCLDMMDADLMPQPDTFAKLMRGLKKLFHRQLAVEITEKVRKMAADRQITFKMYKRRGERDLKEKTKAKIDGRKRRARRRHWSGVHKKTKTL; from the coding sequence atgcACAGATTTTACCACAGAACCATTCATGTCTTCAGCAAGCAATCTTCGAAATCGAACAGCCCATTAATCTTCCTTCCTAAAAAGCCACACTTGTCTCTTTCTCTAATAAGCTCTCAGACGAGTCCAAATGGTACACCGCAGCGGGGATGGTTTGGGCCTATTCATCTGAAAACAACTCCGCATGAATCCACCCACGATATAGATGCCGATGAATTTTCTGTCGACGTCGAAAAGGTGTACCGGATTCTAAGGAAATTTCACACCAGAGTTCCGAAACTCGAGCTTGCGCTGCAGGAATCAGGTGTAATTTTGCGATCCGGTCTTCCAGAACGAGTTTTAAGCCGGTGTGGCGATGCCGGAAACTTGGGTTACCGGTTCTTCGTCTGGGCTTCGAAGCAACCGGGTTATAAGCATAGTTATGAAGTGTACAAAGCTATGATCAAAACTTTAGGGAAGATGAGACAATTTGGAGCTGTTTGGGCGTTGATTGAGGAAATGAGAAAAGAGAATCCATACATGCTAACCCCCGAAGTGTTTATTGTGTTGATGAGAAGGTTCGCTTCCGCCAGAATGGTAAAGAAAGCAGTTGAGGTGCTTGATGAAATGCCTAAATATGGGTGCGAGCCTGATGAATACGTATTTGGGTGTCTTCTTGATGCTTTGTGCAAAAATGGCAGTGTTAAAGAAGCAGCTTCGTTATTTGAGGATATGAGAGTTCGATTCAATCCAAGTTTGAGACATTTCACGTCATTGTTGTATGGGTGGTGCCGAGAAGGCAAGATTATGGAGGCGAAACATGTATTGGTCCAAATAAAGGAAGCTGGTTTTGAGCCTGACATTGTGGTTTATAACAATTTACTTGGTGGGTATGCTCAAGCAGGAAAAATGCGGGATGCTTTTGATCTTTTAGCAGAGATGAAGAAAGTGAACTGTGGCCCAAATGCAGCTTCTTTTACAATTTTGATTCAGGCTTTCTGTAAAATGGAAAAGATGGATGAGGCGATGCGTATTTTCACTGAGATGCAAGGGAGTGGATGTGAGGCAGACGTTGTCACTTATACAACTCTGATTAGTGGATTTTGCAAGTGGGGGAACACAGACAGAGCTTATGAGATACTGGATGACATGATTCAGAAAGGCCATGATCCTAGTCAGTCGAGTTATTTGTGTATAATGATGGCACATGAAAAGAAGGAAGAGCTGGAAGAGTGTATGGAACTCATAGAAGAAATGAGGAAGATTGGTTGCTTACCAGACCTTAACATCTATAATACAATGATAAGGTTAGTATGCAAGTTGGGGGACCTTAAGGAAGCTGTTCGACTTTGGGGTGAAATGGAAGCAGGTGGGCTTAATCCAGGTCTTGACACATATATTTTGATGGTTCATGGGTTTCTTAGTCAAGGTTGTCTAGTTGAAGCTTGTGATTACTTCAAGGAAATGGTTGAAAGAGGTTTATTATCTGCTCCACAGTATGGTACTTTGAAGGAGTTAACAAATGCTCTTTTGAGAGCTGAAAAGCTTGAAATGGCAAAAAACATGTGGAGTTGTATAACTACTAAAGGATGTGAACTTAACGTCAATGCTTGGACAATTTGGATTCACGCACTTTTTTCAAATGGGCATGTGAAGGAGGCTTGTTCGTACTGCTTGGACATGATGGATGCGGACTTAATGCCACAGCCAGACACTTTTGCCAAGCTAATGCGTGGCCTGAAGAAACTTTTCCACAGACAACTAGCTGTTGAGATCACAGAGAAGGTGAGGAAGATGGCTGCAGACAGGCAAATCACTTTCAAGATGTATAAGAGGCGGGGGGAGAGAGATTTAAAAGAGAAAACCAAGGCCAAAATAGATGGAAGGAAAAGAAGAGCACGTAGACGTCACTGGAGTGGAGTGCACAAGAAAACTAAAACCCTGTAA